The Desulfonatronum thiosulfatophilum DNA segment ACGGTCTGCGTCAGTATCGGGGCGGGCATGCTCTGGGTCCTGGCCGGTGCGCAGCCAAAGCTGGCCATGAGCATCGCCGACAGGGCCAGAAGGACAAGGGTTTTGCTCTTGCGTGAAACTTTGTGCATCTTCTTCATTTTACTTGCTCCCTTTTATTGCCGATGGCGGCCTGAATAACCGGCGGCCAGGTCAGATTCATCGCACCACCACGGTTTCAAAATCCCGAATCCGGGCCAGGACTTCATTGTTATTTTGCAAGTTCCGCACCGCGATGGTTTCGCCGATGGCTCCGTCTTGCAGCGCTTGGACCTGGATCTGGAGCCGAACCAGTTCTCCCTCATACAGCAAATTGACATGATCCCCTCGACGAATGGCCGGCAACGGTTCCAAGGCGGAAAGATAGATCACCTGGTCCATGCCCACCGGGGTGCGGATCTGCCAGGGGCCGCCGGTCCCATCCCAAACCTGGTCCCGCAGATACGCCAGGTTCTTGCGATGGAAGGTGATCTCGTCCAGGTCCAGCGGTGTTCCCCTGTTCATGGGACGGGTCGCGCAGGGAACGGTCTGCCAGACGTCCAGAAATACAGTGCCGGTAATTCTTCGGGAAATCCGCCCGTCCACGGAGCGGATCAGAAAGCGAAGGCTGTTCCGGCCAGGACGCAGCTCCGCGGCCGGCTCGATCTCCAGAGCATCCTGGGCGTGGGGCAGAAAGATGTGGCCTGGAAGACGGAAGTCGCGGAAAGATACTTCTTCACCAAGATTACTGGTCTTCGGGGTCAAAAAAGTGACGACGCGGGAGCGAATTTCCTCTTCCAGGAAAACCTGTCCTCCTCCCTGCAAGACGAACTGGGAAGGAAGCCGGGCCGAGGCCGCCGCATGGCCAATATGCTGCCGGAGAAGGCCTGCCAGTCGTTCTTGTGAAAAAGACATGGTTTTGCCGGGTTCAGGGGCCGGCCACATCGGCTGTTCGGAAAGTTTTGCCCACTGGGAGCGTCCATGATCCGTCAAGGGAACGGCAATGTCGCCGAAGCGCACAATGTCGCCCTCCACGGCAGCTACAGGATGCACCAGGTAATGCCAGTAGCCGCGCTGGGCGTCGGCAGGATTCACCGCAAAAAGGAAAAAGAGGATAAGTACAGACCAGGCAACGATAAAATGCAAATTGCAAAAGCAGGATCGCATTAACCGCACCGTCTTGTTCATGGCTGTCTTATCCATCGAAGATTCTGGAGGTTACCGCTTGATCTGGTTTGCCGTCTGCAGCATCTGGTCGGAAGTCATGATGGCCTTGGAGTTGACCTCATAAGCGCGTTGCCCGGTAATCAGCTTGACCATCTCTTCAACCATGTCAACATTTGAACCTTCAAGAAAACCCTGGGCGATGGAGCCCACATTTTCCTCGCCGGGGACGCCTTCCACGGGATCGCCGGAGGCTTCCGTCGGCAGATAGAGGTTCCGGCCGATACTGTTCAGTCCCGGCGAGTTGACGAAGGTGAATAAGGGAATGTCCGCGCCGGCCAACTCATCGCCAAATTTGTCCATGGCCACGATTCTACCGTTTTCCGTGACCACAATGTTTTGCGTTTCAAAAGGTACGTTGAATTCCGGCTGCAGGGGGTAACCATTTGCTGTGACTACTCGCCCATCATTGTCCAGCTTGAAGGCCCCGGCCCGGGTGTAGGCAAAATCCCCATTTGCCTCGACCTGAAAGAAGCCGTCTCCTTCTATGGCCAGATCCAGCGGGTTGCCGGTGTTCTGGAAAGCGCCAACGGAGAATTCCTTGTGCACGGTTACCGGGCGCACGCCCATTCCCACCTGCAGTCCGGTGGGGATTCGGTCGCCGTCGGCTGTTGCGGCGCCGGCGATTTTCAAAGTCTGGTACATCAGGTCCTCGAATTCGGCCCGGCTTTTTTTAAATCCTGTGGTGCTGATGTTGGCCAGGTTGTTGGACGTTACGTCGATATTCATCTGCATGGCCATCATGCCTGAGGCAGCGGTCCATAGTGAGCGCATCATTGGAATGTTCCTCCGTTGTGTTGTTCAGTCGTTACCTGGGACTAGCAACTTCGCGGATCAACTTCTGGTCCGCTTCCTGGGTGGTGTGCATCACTTTCTGATAGGCTTCGAAAGTACGATGGGCGTCGATCATGTTGACCATCTCCTTGACCACCTCGACATTGGCGGATTCCAGATACCCCTGCGCCACCGTCACGTTGCCCGCGGGCATTTCCGCGGCCTGAACTCCCGGCCGAATCCGAAACATGTTCTGCCCCAGTTTCTCCAGGACCTGCAGGTTTTCAAAGGTCACCAGATCCATGTTGCCAATGGGTTCGCCATTGGCCTGAATGTCACCTGCCGGACCGATGACCACGCGGGCGCCGGGCTCAATGTTGACCGGCCCTCCGTTGACAAGAACCGGAAAACCCTGCCCGGTGACCAATTGCCCGTTCGGTGTGAGTCGGAAATTGCCGTTGCGGGTGTAGAAGTCGCCTTCCAGGGGGCGGACCTTGAAAAACCCCTCGCCGCTGAGAGCGACATCCAGAGGATTGCCGGTCTCCCGGATCGTTCCCTGGGAGAAATCAATATGGCTCAGGGAGATGCGCGTCTGGGCCATCTCGTCGGGCACGGGCAGGAGCGACTTTTCATTGATGGCGGAAATCGGATCCAGCATATCGTGTCCCAGACGTGCGAAGACATCCTGGAAGGCCAGCGTTTCCCCTTTATAGCCCGTGGTGTTCACGTTCGCCAAATTATTGGCGGTATTTGCCAAGCGATGTTCTTGCGTCAGTGCGCCGAATAGGGCGTTATACATGCTGGTTTGCATTGCGGTTCCTCCCGAATTCCGGGTAAAGCAAATTCCAAGCCAATTTTTCCAGAAAGCCGGCTTGACAAACCCCCACGCTTTGAGCATACGAAGCGTTGCGAATTGCGGGCGGGTGTAGCTCAGCTGGTAGAGTACAAGCTTCCCAAGCTTGGTGTCGCGGGTTCGACTCCCGTCGCCCGCTCCATTTCTTGCAGCATCCTGATCGGTTGCGGCCCGGCCGCTAAACAATATTGAACGAACGGGGTGGGCCATCGGGTCCACCTTTTTTTTGGGTTTTTGATTACATGCAGATCTCTTCCGATTCCCGGCAACAGCCGAACCAAATCGTAAATCACCTTGAATCCCTGATTTTGCCCGTAGTTCACGGCCTTGGCCTGGAGCTGTGGGGCACTGAGTATCTTGCCTCCGGGCGCAAGGGCCTGATTCGCATCTTCATCGAATGCGAGGGCGGGGTGACCATCGACCAATGCGCCCAGGTCAGTCGGCAACTGGGGCCTGCCCTGGAAATGGACGAGACCCTTCCGGGCACATTCACCCTGGAGGTTTCTTCGCCGGGGCTGGAGCGCAAATTTTTTCAGCCGGACCAGATGAAGGAGTATATTGGGCGTACGGTGCACGCCCTGCTCCACGAGCCCTTGGATGGATGCAAATCTTTTCGCGGGGAGCTCCTCTCGGTGGAAGATGCGGTAATCACGTTGGAGCACAGTGCGGATCGGATTGCATTGGCATGGGATCAAATCAAAAAAATCAACCTGGTTCATATCTTCTAAGCAAAGTCCATCCGTAGCAGATCGTACGCGGGGACCCTGCCCGGAAACGAACCGTCCGGCCTCGTCGACGAAACGACGGCAACGGGTGAGATTCAATCACGGGCTCAGATGATTTTGACCATAAGAGCAAGTATATCCTGGAGGACGACATGAGTGCCGAACTGCGCAAGGCAATCGAGCAGATAAGCAAGGACAGAGGGATCGACAAGGATCTCCTGATAGACACCCTGGAACGTGCCGTGCGCTCCTCCGTGACGAAGAAGCTGGGTGAGGACGTGGACATTGAAGTGACCTTCAATGAGGACAAGGGCGGTTTTGATGTCTATCAGTTCAAGCGGGTGGTTCAGGAAATCAAGGACCCGATCAGCGAAATTCTTCTGGAAGACGCCAAAAATCACGACCCGAACGTCCAGGTCGACGATGAACTCGGATTTGAGCTGAAAGTGGAGGATCTCGGCCGCATTGCCGCTCAATCCGCCAAACAGGTCATCATTCAGCGGATGCGCGAGGCGGAGCAGGAAATCATTTACGAAGAGTACAAGGATCGCAAGCGCGAAATCGTCAGCGGCACCATTCAGCGCCGCGATCGTTCCGGCTGGATCATCAACCTCGGACGTACCGAGGCCTTGCTGCCCAAGGAAGAGCAGATTTCCAAGGAGCGCTTTCGGCGCGGGGATCAGATCCAGGCC contains these protein-coding regions:
- the flgA gene encoding flagellar basal body P-ring formation chaperone FlgA, which gives rise to MNKTVRLMRSCFCNLHFIVAWSVLILFFLFAVNPADAQRGYWHYLVHPVAAVEGDIVRFGDIAVPLTDHGRSQWAKLSEQPMWPAPEPGKTMSFSQERLAGLLRQHIGHAAASARLPSQFVLQGGGQVFLEEEIRSRVVTFLTPKTSNLGEEVSFRDFRLPGHIFLPHAQDALEIEPAAELRPGRNSLRFLIRSVDGRISRRITGTVFLDVWQTVPCATRPMNRGTPLDLDEITFHRKNLAYLRDQVWDGTGGPWQIRTPVGMDQVIYLSALEPLPAIRRGDHVNLLYEGELVRLQIQVQALQDGAIGETIAVRNLQNNNEVLARIRDFETVVVR
- the flgG gene encoding flagellar basal-body rod protein FlgG, coding for MMRSLWTAASGMMAMQMNIDVTSNNLANISTTGFKKSRAEFEDLMYQTLKIAGAATADGDRIPTGLQVGMGVRPVTVHKEFSVGAFQNTGNPLDLAIEGDGFFQVEANGDFAYTRAGAFKLDNDGRVVTANGYPLQPEFNVPFETQNIVVTENGRIVAMDKFGDELAGADIPLFTFVNSPGLNSIGRNLYLPTEASGDPVEGVPGEENVGSIAQGFLEGSNVDMVEEMVKLITGQRAYEVNSKAIMTSDQMLQTANQIKR
- the flgF gene encoding flagellar basal-body rod protein FlgF; translated protein: MQTSMYNALFGALTQEHRLANTANNLANVNTTGYKGETLAFQDVFARLGHDMLDPISAINEKSLLPVPDEMAQTRISLSHIDFSQGTIRETGNPLDVALSGEGFFKVRPLEGDFYTRNGNFRLTPNGQLVTGQGFPVLVNGGPVNIEPGARVVIGPAGDIQANGEPIGNMDLVTFENLQVLEKLGQNMFRIRPGVQAAEMPAGNVTVAQGYLESANVEVVKEMVNMIDAHRTFEAYQKVMHTTQEADQKLIREVASPR
- the rimP gene encoding ribosome maturation factor RimP produces the protein MQISSDSRQQPNQIVNHLESLILPVVHGLGLELWGTEYLASGRKGLIRIFIECEGGVTIDQCAQVSRQLGPALEMDETLPGTFTLEVSSPGLERKFFQPDQMKEYIGRTVHALLHEPLDGCKSFRGELLSVEDAVITLEHSADRIALAWDQIKKINLVHIF